From Glycine soja cultivar W05 chromosome 4, ASM419377v2, whole genome shotgun sequence, the proteins below share one genomic window:
- the LOC114410882 gene encoding glyceraldehyde-3-phosphate dehydrogenase, cytosolic-like encodes MSKYPNISGHFEEFLNVKVVSVQVFSMTKYPNIGESFEEFLNDKVVSVRIFDMAKYLNTDGSFEEFLNVKVINVIALTRGRNRKKWYHGSYAGPVGVTRPTYFTYLYLSFFALLFLPFFQPLLKPYLTHSHPHTVCSILNSTSATHSLLPSPTTLFSTVMGKVKIGINGFGRIGRLVARVALQRDDVELVAVNDPFITTDYMTYMFKYDSVHGHWKHHDVTVKDEKTLLFGDKPVTVFGHRNPEEIPWGSTGADIIVESTGVFTDKDKAAAHLKGGAKKVIISAPSKDAPMFVVGVNEHEYKPELDIISNASCTTNCLAPLAKVINDRFGIVEGLMTTVHSITATQKTVDGPSAKDWRGGRAASFNIIPSSTGAAKAVGKVLPALNGKLTGMAFRVPTVDVSVVDLTVRLEKEASYDEIKNAIKEESEGKLKGILGYTEDDVVSTDFVGDSRSSIFDAKAGIALNKNFVKLVSWYDNEWGYSSRVIDLLVFVAKKSF; translated from the exons ATGTCCAAATATCCGAATATTAGTGGACACTTTGAAGAGTTCTTGAATGTCAAGGTTGTTAGCGTGCAAGTATTCAGCATGACTAAATACCCAAACATTGGTGAAAGCTTTGAAGAGTTCTTGAATGACAAGGTTGTCAGTGTGCGGATATTCGACATGGCTAAATATTTGAACACTGATGGAAGTTTTGAAGAGTTCTTGAATGTCAAGGTTATTAATGT aatcgcATTGACGCGAGGCAGAAATCGCAAAAAATGGTATCACGGGTCATACGCCGGTCCCGTAGGTGTCACCCGACCCACCTACTTCACTTACCTTTACCTGTCATTTTTCGCTCTTCTTTTTTTACCCTTCTTTCAACCTTTATTAAAACCCTATCTCACTCACTCTCACCCACACACCGTTTGTTCTATTCTTAACTCAACTTCTGCTACCCATTCTCTTCTTCCAAGTCCAACCACGCTTTTCTCTACAGTCATGG GCAAGGTCAAGATCGGAATCAACG GATTTGGAAGAATTGGCCGTTTGGTTGCCAGAGTCGCTCTGCAAAGAGACGATGTGGAGCTCGTTGCCGTTAACGACCCTTTCATTACCACCGATTACATG ACATACATGTTTAAATACGACAGTGTTCACGGACACTGGAAGCATCACGATGTCACCGTTAAGGACGAGAAGACCCTTCTCTTCGGTGACAAGCCAGTCACTGTTTTTGGACACAG GAACCCTGAAGAGATCCCATGGGGGTCAACTGGAGCTGATATCATTGTTGAGTCCACCGGAGTTTTCACCGATAAGGACAAGGCCGCCGCACATTTGAAG gGTGGTGCGAAGAAGGTTATTATTTCTGCCCCCAGTAAGGATGCCCCCATGTTTGTTGTTGGTGTTAACGAGCACGAGTACAAGCCAGAGCTTGATATTATTTCCAATGCTAGCTGCACAACCAACTGCCTTGCTCCACTTGCTAAG GTTATTAATGACAGGTTTGGCATTGTTGAGGGTTTGATGACCACtgttcattccatcactg CCACCCAGAAGACTGTTGATGGGCCATCAGCCAAAGACTGGAGAGGTGGAAGAGCTGCTTCATTTAACATCATTCCTAGCAGCACTGGAGCTGCCAAG GCTGTTGGAAAAGTCCTTCCTGCTTTGAACGGAAAATTGACTGGTATGGCATTCCGTGTTCCCACCGTGGATGTCTCTGTTGTTGACCTCACAGTGAGGCTGGAGAAGGAAGCCTCCTACGATGAAATTAAAAATGCTATCAA GGAGGAATCAGAGGGCAAGTTGAAGGGAATTCTTGGTTACACTGAAGATGATGTGGTCTCCACTGACTTTGTGGGCGATAGCAG ATCAAGTATTTTTGATGCAAAGGCTGGAATTGCATTGAATAAGAACTTTGTGAAGCTTGTCTCTTGGTATGACAACGAGTGGGGATACAG CTCACGTGTCATTGACCTGCTTGTATTCGTTGCCAAGAAGTCTTTTTAA
- the LOC114409924 gene encoding glyceraldehyde-3-phosphate dehydrogenase, cytosolic-like, which yields MGKVKIGINGFGRIGRLVARVALQRDDVELVAVNDPFITTDYMTYMFKYDSVHGHWKHHDVTVKDEKTLLFGDKPVTVFGHRNPEEIPWKSTGADIIVESTGVFTDKDKAAAHLKGGAKKVIISAPSKDAPMFVVGVNEHEYKPELDIISNASCTTNCLAPLAKVINDRFGIVEGLMTTVHSITATQKTVDGPSAKDWRGGRAASFNIIPSSTGAAKAVGKVLPALNGKLTGMAFRVPTVDVSVVDLTVRLEKEASYDEIKNAIKEESEGKLKGILGYTEDDVVSTDFVGDSRSSIFDAKAGIALNKNFVKLVSWYDNEWGYSSRVIDLLVFVAKKSF from the exons ATGG GCAAGGTCAAGATCGGAATCAACG GATTTGGAAGAATTGGCCGTTTGGTGGCCAGGGTGGCTCTGCAGAGAGACGATGTTGAACTCGTTGCCGTTAACGATCCTTTCATTACCACCGATTACATG ACATACATGTTTAAATACGACAGTGTTCACGGGCACTGGAAGCATCACGATGTCACCGTTAAGGATGAGAAGACCCTTCTCTTCGGTGACAAGCCAGTCACTGTTTTTGGACACag GAACCCTGAAGAGATCCCATGGAAGTCGACTGGAGCTGACATCATTGTTGAGTCCACCGGAGTTTTCACCGATAAGGATAAGGCTGCCGCACATTTGAAG GGTGGTGCAAAGAAGGTTATTATTTCTGCCCCCAGTAAGGATGCCCCCATGTTTGTTGTTGGTGTTAACGAGCATGAGTACAAGCCAGAGCTTGACATTATTTCCAATGCTAGCTGCACAACCAACTGCCTTGCCCCACTCGCCAAG GTTATCAATGACAGGTTTGGCATTGTTGAGGGTTTGATGACCACtgttcattccatcactg CTACCCAGAAGACTGTTGATGGGCCATCAGCCAAAGACTGGAGAGGTGGAAGAGCTGCTTCATTTAACATCATTCCTAGCAGCACTGGAGCTGCCAAG GCTGTTGGAAAAGTCCTCCCTGCTTTGAATGGAAAATTGACTGGTATGGCATTCCGTGTTCCCACTGTGGATGTCTCTGTTGTTGACCTCACAGTGAGGCTGGAGAAGGAAGCCTCCTACGATGAAATTAAAAATGCTATCAA GGAGGAATCAGAGGGCAAGTTGAAGGGAATTCTTGGTTACACTGAAGATGATGTGGTCTCCACCGACTTTGTGGGCGATAGCAG ATCAAGTATTTTTGATGCAAAGGCTGGAATTGCATTGAATAAGAACTTTGTGAAGCTTGTTTCTTGGTACGACAACGAGTGGGGATACAG CTCACGTGTCATTGACCTGCTTGTATTCGTTGCCAAGAAGTCTTTTTAA